Genomic DNA from Amycolatopsis alba DSM 44262:
GCTCGAAACCGGCGCGGGCGAACCCGTCGCCGAAGGCCGGACCGACGCCGACGGCCGGATCCGCGACCTCGGCCCGGAAACCCTGGAACCAGGCGTGTACCGGCTGACCTTCGACACCGGCGCCTACCTCGGCCCGGACTCCTTCTTCCCCGAAGTCACCCTGACCTTCCGCGTCGCCGACGGGACCGAGCACCACCACGTGCCGTTGCTGCTGAGCCCGTTCGCCTATTCCACCTATCGAGGGAGCTGATCGCCCGTGGCCATCACCCTGGGCCCCAACCAGTACGGCAAGGCCGAAGTCCGGCTCGTCACCGTGCGGCGCGAAGGCACCGTCCACCACCTCAAGGACCTCACCGTCTCGACGTCGCTTCGCGGCGATCTCGCGGCCACGCACCTCACCGGCGACAACGCCGGCGTCGTCGCGACCGACACCCAGAAGAACACCGTCTACGCCTTCGCCAAGGAGTCCCCGGTCGGTGAGATAGAGGACTTCGCGCTGCGGCTCGGACGGCATTTCGTCGACTCGCATCAGCACATCTCCGGTGCCCGGATCCTGATCGACGAACACGGCTGGAACCGGATCTCCGGTCATGATCACGCGTTCTCCCAGGCGGGCAGCGAAAAGCGGACGACCGCGGTGACCGTCCAGGACGGTCAGGCCTGGGTGGTGTCCGGTTTGGACGATCTCGTCGTGCTCAAGTCGACCGGATCGGAGTTCCACGGCTTCCCGCGCGACGAGTACACGACGCTGGCCGAGACGAACGACCGGATCCTCGCGACCGCCGTGACCGCGCGCTGGCGCTACCAGGGCGACGGGATCGACTGGGCCACGAGCCACGCGGAGGTCCGGCGGATCCTGCTGGAGACCTTCGCGGACAAGCACAGCCTCTCCCTGCAGCAGACGCTGTACGCCATGGGAGAGGCTGTGCTCCAGGAACGCGAAGAGGTCGCCGAAGTCCGGCTTTCGCTGCCGAACAAGCACCACTTCCTGGTGGATCTTTCGCCGTTCGGGCTGAAGAACGACAACGAGGTGTTCTTCGCCGCCGACCGCCCGTACGGCCTGATCGAGGGTGTGGTCCTCCGCGATGACGCGGAGGAGCCGGGACTGGCCTGGCACACCCTCGCCGCCTTCTGATCGGGACATTGGACGTCTCTCGCGGGCGGCGGCGTTGCGAAAGCCACTTTCGCAACGTTGGAGGTTGCGAAAGTGGCTTTCGCAACCTCCAAAGCCGGCACACCGGTGAGCGAGGCCGGGGCCCTGCCGACCGGGCAGGACCCCGACGTCATCACGGAGCAGGAGTGGGCAGCGGCATTCCGGTGACGCTCTGGTCGGCGGGGACGACCCCGTCCACCAGATAGGCGTCCACGACCTTGTCCACGGCCGGGTTGCCACCCGCGTAAAGCCCGTGGTCGCCCTCGCCGGTCACGGTCAGCATCCGCGAGTTCGCGAATCCGGCGTGTGCCTTCTTGGCGCCCTCGATCGGGGTGGCCGGATCGTGCTCGGACTGGACGATCAGCACCGGCGGGACCCCCTTCCCGTCGAGCTTCGGCAACGGACGCGGCTGCTTGTCCCAGAACAGGCAGACCGACGCGTTCAACGTACCGCCGCCCGCCAGTAGCAGACCGCGGTCGAGGTTCCGCTGCGAGTCGCGGATCAGCGACTCGCGGGTGCCGGTGAACCGGCCCTCGCCGCAGACGGTGTTCCAGAACGTGCCGTCCTGCGCGTCGGGGAAGTCACCCGCGCCCTTGACCGCGGCACGGGCTTCGGCCTTGGCCTGTTCCGGCGCCCCGTTCTCCAGCCCCGCCCGGACCTTGACCAGCAGGTCGGCCAGCGCCGGGAAAGACGCCTTCTTGTAGAGCAGGTAGATCATCGCGTACTCGAGCTGCATCGGCCCGTTCCCGTTGATCGGGTTGCGCGACAAGGCATACCGAAGCCGCTCGTAGGCCTGCCGGACCTCTTCGCCGCCGGTGCCGAAGTGGTATTTGGCGTCGTAGCGCGCCATCCACGGCAGGAAGTCCTGCCGCCAGCGCCGTTCGAAGCCGACGGCCTGCCGATCGAACGACTTCTGCCAGGTCGTGGTGAACTCCGTCGACGAGTCCAGTACGAACCGTCCCGTCCGCTGCGGGAACTGCTGCGCGTAGTGCGCTCCCAGCCAGGTGCCGCCAGAGTAGCCGACCCAGTTGATCTTTTCCCGGCCCAGCAGGACCCGGAGCAGGTCGTAGTCCTTGATCGTCTGGTAGGTGGTGATCAGCGGCCCGAGTTCGCCGCTGGCGTTCTGACAGGATCGGGCCACGTGCTCCGCGTTCGCCAGGATCTGGTTCAGGTTGCGCGGGTCCCGGTCACGCGGATCCAGCTGATTGACCAGGTCGGCGGTATTCCGGCAGGTGACGTTCGTGCTCTTGCCGGTCCCGCGGACGTCGATGCCGATGACGTCCTGGTGTTCGCGCAGCTTGTCCTGCCCGCGGAACGTCACCGGGAACCAGCGGCCCGGCCCGCCGGGACCACCGGGGTTGGTCAGCACCGAGGCCGTCGACGGCCCGGTGGACTTCAGCCTGCTGACCGCGATGGTCAGGTCTTGCCGCTCGTTCGGGCGGTCCCAGTCGCGAGGGGTGCGATAGGACGCGCATTCGAGTCCGCCGATGTCGGTGCCCGGCGGCAACGTGACCAGTTCGTCCGCCGCGCAGGGATGCCAATCCAGGGTCTGGCCGCTGTAATAGCCGGGGATGCCCGTCGTGTTCAGCGTGCTCGCCGAAGCCGGCACGGCTCCGGCGAGCAGTCCGCCCACGACCACCGGGATCACCCCGGCGGTCAGTAGCCGCTTCATCTGCTGCCCCCTTCTTCCTTGATTCCCAACGGCTCCCGACGCTAGGGCGGGGCACACCCGGCGAACATCGACCGCAGGTAGCGCCGGAAGGTGAACCAAGGTTCAAGGGACGGCTAGGTCCGCGGCACAAGCCCGGCCGCGGCGGCCTTGCGCTGGAGTTCGGCCGGAGTGCTCGCGTTCCGCGCGTCCGGCGCCTCCGTGGACGTCGCGGTGGTGCCGCCGAGTGCCTTGAAGATCAGGTCGGCTTCGGCCTTCATCCCCGCCGCGTACGGGTGATACGCGACCGCGCGGAACAGGTTGGTGTCCTTGCCGCTCACCCAGGCCGCGTCACCCGCGCAAGCGTCGTGACCGTTGCTCGGCCCATACGTGTCGACGTAGCGGGCGCCCTGCTTCCGGGCGGCGGTGGAGACGGCCTTGTTGAGCGCGCGTTCGACCTCGTCGGCCCAGGCGTAGTCGCCGTCGGCGAACGGGAGGACACTGGGGCAGTAACCCTTCGACGGCGCGATCCGCGGGTAGCCGACCAGCACGATGGTGGCCGCGGGCGAACGCTCCCGGACGCCCTTGACGACGCGTTCGAGGTTCCGCTGGGTGTTCTTGAGCGCGGCGAGCAGGGTGTCGGTGCCGTTGATCGTGAAGTGGTCCTTGCACGGCGAACCGGTCGGATCGTCGTCACGCAACTCGGGGCAGGTCCCGATCAGGCTGCCGAAGACGCCGTAGTCGTTGCCGCCGATGCCGATGGTCACCAGGTCCGTGTCCAGGGTCAGCGCGTCGAACTGCGGCGGCACCGACCCGAGCGCGAGACTCGGCGAGGGGACCGTCTGCGGGCTGAGCATGTTCGTGGTGTCCGCCGAGGAGCAGCTGACGTCGGTGAAGGCGCCGGACCTGTAGTAGAGCCCGAGCTTGGTGGCGAGCCAGGCCGGGTAGTTGTTGTTCGACCGGAAGCACCAGCTCGCCTGCTGCCACGGGATCAGCGGACCGGCGGTGTAGGAGTCGCCAAGAGCGACGTATTTGCGGAACGACGGGGTCTCGGCGGCGCTCGCCGGTGTCCCCAAACTCGCTAGTGAGAAGACCGCCAGCAGCGTGGCGAGGACAAATCGGGTGGTGCGGCGCATGGCGACCTCGTGATCCGTCGTTGGACTACCGGCCGATCCTGACAAGTTCCCACCTCCGTCCACAATAGAAGTGAGCATCTTTCACGTTTCAGGGGGTTTGATAGAACGCTCTATCATGAGGGCGTGACTGGAACACGGGAACGCATCGTGAACGCCGGGGCCGAGCTGCTCAGACGGAACGGCTACACCGGCACCGGGGTGAAGCAGATCGTCGAGGCCGCGAACGCGCCCTTCGGCTCGCTGTACCACTTCTTCCCCGGCGGCAAGGAGCAACTCGGCGAGGAGGTCATCCGGACCTCCGGGATGATGTACCTCGCGCTGTTCGAGATCTTCTTCGCCGACGAGCCGGACCTGATCCACGGGATCGAGGCGGCCTTCGCCAGTGCCGCCGACACGCTCGAAGCGACCGGCTACGCCGACGCCTGCCCCATCGCGACGGTCGCGCTGGAGGTCGCCAGCACCAACGAGAAGCTGCGCATCGCGACGGCCGACGTGTTCACGGCGTGGATCGAGACCGGCGCCGGGAAGCTGGGCAAATACGGCCTCGGCCCCGAGGCCGCGCGGCAGCTCACGATCGCGTTGGTGAACAGCCTCGAAGGAGCGTTCGTGTTGAGCCGATCGCTGCGTAACACCGAAGCGCTCGAGGTCGCGGGCGCGTCGACGGTCGCCTTGGCGCGCACGCTGCTCCCCGATGCGTGAAGCACCGACGGCCGGTTGCTGAACACCGGGATTTCCCCGCAACGGGCAACGACTTCCGGCCGACCTAGCGGTCGTCAACTCCGGAATGCCTTTGGGGAGCACATGATCATCAGGAAGCTCGTGATCGGTACCATCGCCGCGGCCGCGCTGCTCACCGCGGGCGCGGTGCCCGCGACCGCCGCCGAGGTCCAGCCGTCCACCCTCACCACGTCCACCAGCAGCACCAAGATCGACGCGGGCAAGACCGTCACGATCTCCGGGAAGCTCACCAAGGCCGACGCCACTCCGATCGCGGGAGCCGAGGTGGGCATCTCCTTCTGCTTCAACGGCTTCTGCGGCGAGGCCCAGGCCAAGCCGGTCACCGACGCCGCCGGCGTCTACACCGCGAAGCTGACCCCGATCCGCACCGGCAACTACCACGCCGACTTCTTCCCCACCGACCCGGCGATCGCGGACTCGCACGCCGACACCCCGAAGATCGTCGTGCTCCACCCGGCGAAGATCACGTCGTTCGCGGCGGGCCGGAACGCGGCCAAGGCCGTGACCGGCTCCGGCACGATCGACTTCCCCGGCCAGTACACCGCGAACCCGATCCCGGTCGAACTCCAGTACTTCTCGTTCGGCACCTACCGCTGGACCACGGCGGCGACGGTCGAAGCCACCTGGAACGGCACCACCTGGGCCTTCGCGGCCTCGGCCGAGTACCGCAAGCCCGGCGTCTGGCGGGCCTTCTACGCGGGCGCGCCGGAGATGTTCCAGGCCGCGGCGAGCGACCTCGTCTTCGTGCTCTGACGTTGCCGTGAAGGCCTCCTTCCCTACCCTGAGAGTAGGGAAGGAGGCCTTCACGGACGGCTAGAGGGACGAGAGGTAGGCCCGCCAGTCACCGACGGCAGTAATGTCGGTCAGCCCAGGTGAGTCCACAAAGGATGAACGCAGGACGGTCGCGAGGCAGGCCGCGCCGTCCTCCAGTTCGACGACGCCCAGCTCCAGTTCCGGCGGCTCGGCGGGGACGAGGTGATCCCGCAGCACCGAAAGCGGCAGGTCGTAGACCTCGCCGACCACGGATCCGGAACCGCCTTCGTGCATCGCCGGGAACCGGTCGCCCACGGAGAAGTAGTGGTACTTCGGTGCCGACCGGGCCACGCAGCACAGCGGCGCGCCCTGCAACTGTTCGTGCAGCGGTCCGCCACGCATGCCGCCGCCGTTGAGGAACATCAGAACCACGACATGATCCCTTCGATCCCGAAGTACACCCCGAACACCGCGGCCAGGATCCCGAGGATCCAGCCGATCTCGCGGATCTTGCCCTTGCAGATCTTGATCAGCACGTAGGCGACCAGCCCGGCGCCGATCCCGTTGGTGATCGAGTAGGTGAACGGGATCAACGCGATGGTCAGGAACACCGGGATCGCGAAGTCCAGGTCCCGCCAGGGAATCCGCGCGCACTGGGCCATCATCATCCCGCCGATGACGACCAGCGCGGGTGCCGCGGCCTGCGCCGGGACGACCGCCGCGAGCGGCGTCAGGAACAGGGTCGCGGTGAACAACCCGCCGGTGACGATGCTCGCCAGCCCGGTCCTCGCGCCTTCACCGACACCGGCGGCCGATTCGAGGAACACGGTGTTGGGGGCCGAACCGGTCACGCCGCCCGCGAGCGCGCCGGCGCCGTCGACCAGCAGGATGCGGCCCATCCCCTCGACCTTGCCGTCCTTGGTCAGGCCCGCTTCCTCCGAGACGCTGGTGATCGTGCCCATCGCGTCGAAGAACCCGGAAAGCACCAGCGTGAACAGGAAGACCGCCGCCGTCACAGCGCCCGCCGACGCGAAGCCGCCGAAGAGGTCGATGTCCCCCAGGAGACTGAAGTCGGGATGCGCCACGACCTGGTCGGGCACCTTGGGCTCGACCAGCCCCCAGCCTTGGACGTGGAACACGCTGTTGACCAGCACCGCGAGCCCGGTCGCGACGGCGATGCTGATCAGCACCGCCCCCGGTACGCCGCGGCTCACGAGCACGATCATCAGCAGCAGGCCGAGGCAGAAGATCGCGATCGGCCAGCCGACCAGATGACCGCCGATGCCCATCCGCACCGGCACCGTCGACTGGGCGGAGTCCGGTGTCCGGGTGACGAATCCGGCGCTGACCAGGCCGACCAGCGCGATGTAGAGCCCGATGCCGACGGTGATCGCGACCTTGAGCGGCATCGGGATCGCGTTGATGATCCGTTCCCGGATCCCGGAAACCGCCATGAACACGATGCAGACGCCTTCGAGGACGACGAGTCCGAAGGCCTGTGCCCACGTCATGGCCGGCGCCATCTGGAACGCGACGACGCCGTTGACGCCGAGACCGGCCGCGAGCGCCAGTGGCGCGTTCCCCACGAGTCCCATCAGGATCGTGGTGACGCCCGCCGCCAGCGCGGTCGCGGTCGTGATCGCCTCGGTGCTCAGCCGGGCGCCGGTGATGTCGGCCGACGCGCCGAGGATGAGCGGGTTGAGCAACACGATGTAACACATCGCGACGAACGTGGTGATCCCGCCGCGCACCTCGCGGCCGATCGTGCTGCCGCGGTGGGAGATCTTGAACCAGCGGTCGAGCCCGGACAGCCGGCTCGGCTCGGCCGAGGACGGGTGGGGACGCTCTGTACCTAATTGGGTCATGCCTACTCCACAACGTTGTGGGGCGGGAGAAACTCAGTAAGCCTTCTTGTCGGGTTTCGACAGCCAGGCCTGGAAAGGCGCGAAAGAGTCCGGAAGGGACAGTTGGCCGACGGGTAGTGACCAGGTCTCGCGCGGGCGGGAAAAGAGATCGTAGAACTCTCGGTCGTCGAAGCCCGCCTCGGCCGCGTCGTGGCGGTCCGCGGCGTAGACGACCTTGCCGACGCGCGCCCAGAGCGCGGCGGAAAGGCAGAGCGGGCAGGGTTCACAGGAGGTGACGAGCACGCAGCCGTCGAGTTTGTAGTCGCCGATCGCCTGGCAGGCCGCGCGGATCGCGACGACCTCGGCGTGCGCCGTCGGGTCCAGCGTCGGCGTCACCTGGTTGGTCCCGGTGGCCAGCACCGAACCGTCGCGGACGATCATCGCGCCGAACGGGCCACCGCCGCGTTCGACGTTCGTCGTCGCCAGCTGGACCGCTTCGGCGAGCCACTTCTGCTCGTCGGACTCCGAAATGGACAGACGGGTACCCACGGATGTGCTCCTAGCTCGAAAAAGTACGGATGTCAGGTGCCGGTGAGGTGCTCGGGACGCACCGGGACACGCGGCAGCGCCAGCCCGGTGGCCGCGCGGATGGCCGCGACGATCGCCGGGGTGGACGAGATCGTCGGCGGTTCGCCGACCCCGCGCAGACCGTACGGCGCGTTGGGGTCGGGCCGTTCCAGGACGTCGATGTCCATCGGCGGCATGTCCAGCACGGTCGGGATGAGGTAGTCGGTGAACGACGGGTTCCGGATCTTCCCGTCCACGGTCTGGATCTCCTCCATCACCGCGAGCCCGAGGCCCTGCGCGGAGCCGCCCTGGATCTGGCCGAGCACCGCCTGCGGGTTGAGCGCCTTGCCGACGTCCTGCGCGCAGTCGAGTGCGACGACCTTGATCAGCCCGAGTTCGGTGTCGACGTCCACGACCGCGCGGTGGGCCGCGAAACCGTACTGGACGTGCGCGTTCCCTTGTCCTGTCTCGGGATCGATGGGTGTTGTCGGACGGTGACGCCACTCGACGGTCTCGTCGAAGACCTCGTCGCCGAGGACGTCGGCGAGGTCCGCCAGCACGCTGCCGTCGACGGAGACGACCTTGTTCGCGACGACGTTCAGCTTGCCGTCCGCGGCGAGTTTGCCCGCCAGGTGCTGGTGCAGCCCGGAGCGGACCGCGACACAGGCGGCCTGGACGGCGCCGCCGGTGACATAGCTCTGCCGCGACGCCGACGTCGAACCGCCGTTGCCGATGTTCGTGTCCATCGGCAGGATCGTCACCTGCTCGATGCCGAGTTCGGTCCGGACGATCTGCTGCATGATCGTCACCAGGCCCTGGCCGACCTCACAGGCGGCGGTGTGCACGGTCGCCGCGGGTTCGCCGCCGACGAGTTGCAGCCGCACGCGGGCCGTCGAGTAGTCGTCGAAACCCTCGGAGAAGCAGATGTTCTTGATGCCGACCGCGTAGCCGACGCCCCGGACGACACCCTCGCCGTGGGTGGTGTTGGAAACGCCGCCCGGCATCCGGCGCAGGTCCAGATCTTCGTGCTGGACCGGCAACGGCTTGGCGCGCAGGCGTTCCAGCAGCTCCGCGACCGGCGCGGCCGAGTCGACCACCTGCCCGGTCGGCATGAGACTGCCTTCCTCCATCGCGTTGAGGATCCGGATGTCCACCGGGTCGATACCGCAGGCCTTGGCAAGTTTGTCCATCTGGGACTCGTAGGCGAAGCCCGCCTGAACAGCGCCGAAGCCGCGCATCGCGCCGCAGGGCGGATTGTTGGTGTACACACCCCAGCAGTCGACAGAGGCACTGTCCACATTGTACGGGCCGACGCCGAGCGTGGCCGCGTTCGCGACCACCGCGCCGGTCGACGAGGCGTACGCTCCGCCGTCCAGGTACAGCTTCGCCTTCACATAGACGAGCCGGCCGTCCTTGTCCGCGCCGTGCTCGTAGTACATCTTCGCCGGGTGGCGGTGCACGTGGCCGTAGAAGGATTCCTCGCGGTTGTAGACCATCTTGACCGGCTTGCCGGTGTGCAGCGCCAGCAGGCACGCGTGCACCTGGATCGACAGATCCTCGCGGCCGCCGAACGCGCCGCCGACCCCGCCGAGCGTCAGCCGCACCTTGTCCTTGGGCAGGCCCAGGGCGGCGACGATCTGCTGCTGGTCGACGTGAAGCCATTGCGTGGCGACATAAAGGTCGACACCGCCTTCGGTGTCCGGGATCGCCATGCCGGACTCGGGACCGAGGAAAGCCTGATCCTGCATGCCGACCTCGTAGACGCCGGACACCACGACGTCGGCTTTCACCGACTGGTCACCGTGGCGGATCTTGGCGTGTCGCACGACGTTCCCGCCGGGGTGCAGCTCGGCGCCCTCGCCTGCGGCGGCCTTCTCGGAGTCCGTCACCGGTTCGAGGACCTCGTAGGAGACCTTGATCCGCTTCATCGCGCGCCGCGCCGTCTCGGGATGATCCGCGGCGACGAGCGCGACGGGCTCGCCCTGGTAGCGCACGACGTCGACGGCGAGCACCGGCTGATCGGAGTGTTCCAGGCCGTACTTGTTCAGGCCGGGCACGTCTTCGTGGGTCAGCACCGCGTAAACCCCTTGCACGGCAAGGGCGTCAGTGATGTCGATGCCGGTGACGCGCGCGTACGGATGCGGGCTGCGCAGCGTCGCGCCCCACAGCATGTCCTCGTGCCACAGGTCCGAGGAGTAGGCGAATTCGCCGCGCACCTTGACCGTGCCGTCGGGCCGCCGCGGGCTCGTGCCCACCCCGTTGCCGGTGGTCTGCGTGGAGACTTCAGTGGTGGTCATACCGTCTCCCTCAGCCGCGCACTGGCCACGGCCAGCTCGCGGGCGATCTCGTCTTCGGATTCCTCGCGCAGCGAGCCGCCGGTCACCACGGTCGCGCCGCCCACGAAGAGCCGCTCGACCGGCGGGGTGGCGCCGAGCACCAGGGCGGCGACGGGGTCGGTGATCCCGGCGTAGTTCAGGCCGTTCAGGTTCCAGACCGCGAGGTCGGCGAGTTTGCCGACCTCGACCGAACCCAGGTCGTTTTCCCGGCCGAGGCAGCGAGCGCCGCCCATCGTGCCCATCCACAGCGCCTCGCGCGTGGTCAGCGCACGTGGCCCGCCGCGCTGCCGCGCCTGCAGCAGGGACTGGTGCAGTTCCTCGCCGAGGCCGCCGGACTCGTTGGACGCGGCGCCGTCGACGCCGAGCCCGACCGCCACCCCGGCGTCGAGCAGCTGCCGGACCGGCGCGATCCCGGCGCCGATCCGCCCGTTGGACGTCGGGCAGTGCGCCGCACCGGTCCCGGTGGCGCCCATCCGCCGGATCGCTTCCGGGGCGAGGTGGATCGAGTGCGCGAGCCAGACGTCCTCGGCGAGCCAGCCGAGTTTGTCGGCGTACTCGGCCGGTGTGCAGCCGACTTCGGCGAGGCACTGCTTCTCCTCGTCGACCGTCTCGGCGAGATGTGTGTGGAGCCGGACCCCCTTGCGCCGCGCCAATTCCGCCGCGCCGGTCATCAGCCGCTCGCTCACCGAGAACGGCGAGCACGGCCCGGCCGCGATCTGCAGATGAGCGCCTGCCGAGGCGTCGTGGAACCGGTCGATCGCGGCCTCGGTGCCGAGCAGCGCGGCCTCGGTCTCCTCGACGAGGTTGTCCGGCGGGAGCCCGCCCTGCGACTCGCCGCGGTCCATCGAACCGCGCACGACGTGCAGCCGCACGCCGACGCGGATCCGGGCGGCGGCGAGGGCCGCGACCTGGTCACCACCGTCGCGCGGGAAGACGTAATGGTGGTCGGCGACGGTCGTGCAGCCGGTGGTCGCGAGCCTGGAGAGCCCGGCGGTGGCCGCCGCGTGCGTGATCTCGGCGTCGAGCCTCCCCCAGATCGGGTACAGCGCGACGAGCCATTCGAACAACGTGTGGTCGGCGGCGAGACCGCGCGTGGCCCACTGGTAGAGGTGGTGGTGGGTGTTGATCAGCCCCGGTGTGACCAGGCAGCCGGAGCCGTCCACGCGTTCGTCGTACTCACCGTCGGGAGCCTTCCCGGCACCGACCGCGGCGATGCGGTCGTTCTCGATGACGACGTGACCCGAGGCGTGCTCGGTGCCCGCGCCGTCGACGGTCGCGATCGCGGCGTTCTCGATGACGGTCCTCACGCGGTCTCTCCCCTGGTCGCGGCCAGCCGGACGGCGTCGAGGATCTTCTCGTACCCGGTGCACCGGCACAGGTTGCCCGCCAGCGCCTCGCGGATCTCCTCGTCGGCGGGGTTTTCGACCCGGTTGAGCAGATCGTGCGCGGCCACCACCAGGCCGGGGGTGCAGAAGCCACATTGGACGGCGCCCGCGTCCACAAAGGACTGCTGGACGCGGTCCAGCTTGTCGCCGTCGGCGAGCCCTTCGACCGTTCGGACCTCGCGGCCCTCGACCTGACCGGCCGCGACCAGGCAAGAACACACCGGGACCTCGTCGAGGTACACCGTGCAAGAACCGCATTCACCCTGTTCACAGGCGTTCTTGGAACCGGGGAGGCCGAGCCGTTCGCGGAGCACGTAGAGCAGGCTTTCGCCCTCCCAGACGTCGTCGGCCTGGCGGGATTCGCCGTTGATCGTCACGTTCACGCGCACTCGCGTTCACCCTTCTGGAAGTCGTTCCACGCCCACGTCAGCGTCCGCCGCGCCAGGACGGACAACGCGTGCTTGCGGTAGTCGGCGCTGCCGCGGACGTCGTCGATCGGCGACGACGCTTGGGAGACCAGCTCACCGAACCGGCGTTTCACCGAATCCGCGATCGCCGCCTTGCTGGACCAGGGAAGTTCGGCGGAGAGGAATTCTTCGGCGGCGCTCGCCCGGCGCGGGGTCGGGGCCGCCGATCCGACGGCCGCGCGGATCTCGCGGGTGTCGGGATGCAGGGCCAGCGCGAACGAGCAGACCGCGATGACCATCGCGTTGCGCGTCCCGACCTTGGCGAACTGCTGCGGACCGACCTCGGCGGGCAGATGCACCGCGGTGATCAGCTCGTCGGGTTCGAGGGCGTTGCGTTTGACGCCGAGATAGAACTCCTCGGCCGGGATCCGCCGCGTTCCGCGCACCGACGCGGCCTCGACCTCGGCGCCGAGCACGAGCAGCACGGGATGCGTGTCGCCGGCGGGCGAGGCGGCGCCCAGGTTCCCGCCGACGGTGCCGCGATTGCGGATCTGCGGCGAACCGACGGTGCGTGAGGCCATCGCCAGCGCGGGGAGAACTTCACCCAGCTCAGCGATCACCCGGACGTAGGGCACGGACGCGCCGAGCCGGATCTTGCCGTCGCTTTCGGTCCACTCGGCGAGTTCCGTGACGCGGTTCAGATCGAGCAGCGCGCCGGGGCGGCGGTGGTCGAAGTTGAGCTCCACCATGACGTCCGTGCCGCCCGCGATGGGCACCGCGTCGGGTCGCTCGGCCTTCACGGCGAGCGCCTCGGTCAGCGAGCTGGGGCGCAGGAAATCCACTCTCGGGCTCCTCGGTTCGGCGGAGTGCTGTGACGGCTGACTCAGTAGACGCCCTGCCCCCGTATGG
This window encodes:
- a CDS encoding (2Fe-2S)-binding protein, which translates into the protein MRVNVTINGESRQADDVWEGESLLYVLRERLGLPGSKNACEQGECGSCTVYLDEVPVCSCLVAAGQVEGREVRTVEGLADGDKLDRVQQSFVDAGAVQCGFCTPGLVVAAHDLLNRVENPADEEIREALAGNLCRCTGYEKILDAVRLAATRGETA
- a CDS encoding 8-oxoguanine deaminase, with product MRTVIENAAIATVDGAGTEHASGHVVIENDRIAAVGAGKAPDGEYDERVDGSGCLVTPGLINTHHHLYQWATRGLAADHTLFEWLVALYPIWGRLDAEITHAAATAGLSRLATTGCTTVADHHYVFPRDGGDQVAALAAARIRVGVRLHVVRGSMDRGESQGGLPPDNLVEETEAALLGTEAAIDRFHDASAGAHLQIAAGPCSPFSVSERLMTGAAELARRKGVRLHTHLAETVDEEKQCLAEVGCTPAEYADKLGWLAEDVWLAHSIHLAPEAIRRMGATGTGAAHCPTSNGRIGAGIAPVRQLLDAGVAVGLGVDGAASNESGGLGEELHQSLLQARQRGGPRALTTREALWMGTMGGARCLGRENDLGSVEVGKLADLAVWNLNGLNYAGITDPVAALVLGATPPVERLFVGGATVVTGGSLREESEDEIARELAVASARLRETV
- a CDS encoding FAD binding domain-containing protein; translation: MDFLRPSSLTEALAVKAERPDAVPIAGGTDVMVELNFDHRRPGALLDLNRVTELAEWTESDGKIRLGASVPYVRVIAELGEVLPALAMASRTVGSPQIRNRGTVGGNLGAASPAGDTHPVLLVLGAEVEAASVRGTRRIPAEEFYLGVKRNALEPDELITAVHLPAEVGPQQFAKVGTRNAMVIAVCSFALALHPDTREIRAAVGSAAPTPRRASAAEEFLSAELPWSSKAAIADSVKRRFGELVSQASSPIDDVRGSADYRKHALSVLARRTLTWAWNDFQKGERECA
- the pucD gene encoding xanthine dehydrogenase subunit D, coding for MTTTEVSTQTTGNGVGTSPRRPDGTVKVRGEFAYSSDLWHEDMLWGATLRSPHPYARVTGIDITDALAVQGVYAVLTHEDVPGLNKYGLEHSDQPVLAVDVVRYQGEPVALVAADHPETARRAMKRIKVSYEVLEPVTDSEKAAAGEGAELHPGGNVVRHAKIRHGDQSVKADVVVSGVYEVGMQDQAFLGPESGMAIPDTEGGVDLYVATQWLHVDQQQIVAALGLPKDKVRLTLGGVGGAFGGREDLSIQVHACLLALHTGKPVKMVYNREESFYGHVHRHPAKMYYEHGADKDGRLVYVKAKLYLDGGAYASSTGAVVANAATLGVGPYNVDSASVDCWGVYTNNPPCGAMRGFGAVQAGFAYESQMDKLAKACGIDPVDIRILNAMEEGSLMPTGQVVDSAAPVAELLERLRAKPLPVQHEDLDLRRMPGGVSNTTHGEGVVRGVGYAVGIKNICFSEGFDDYSTARVRLQLVGGEPAATVHTAACEVGQGLVTIMQQIVRTELGIEQVTILPMDTNIGNGGSTSASRQSYVTGGAVQAACVAVRSGLHQHLAGKLAADGKLNVVANKVVSVDGSVLADLADVLGDEVFDETVEWRHRPTTPIDPETGQGNAHVQYGFAAHRAVVDVDTELGLIKVVALDCAQDVGKALNPQAVLGQIQGGSAQGLGLAVMEEIQTVDGKIRNPSFTDYLIPTVLDMPPMDIDVLERPDPNAPYGLRGVGEPPTISSTPAIVAAIRAATGLALPRVPVRPEHLTGT